A single window of Thermotoga sp. DNA harbors:
- a CDS encoding GNAT family protein, which yields MLEGKLVRLRAYRREDIEKALEYINDPEVKKYLVRGIPFPWQREDEEKWYQNLNPFSINSYSFAIEKLSSGEYIGGCGINKIDWKNSVAEVGIFLGRSRWNQGYGTDAMRILVGFIFDEMNINKIKLHTYSFNERAKRVYEKEGFKVEGILRQELFREGKYHDIIVMGLLRSEWRDFIEINP from the coding sequence ATGCTCGAGGGAAAACTTGTAAGGCTCAGGGCTTACAGAAGAGAAGACATAGAAAAAGCACTGGAGTACATTAACGACCCGGAGGTAAAGAAATACCTTGTACGGGGGATCCCATTCCCCTGGCAAAGAGAAGATGAGGAAAAATGGTATCAAAACCTGAACCCCTTCAGCATAAATTCTTACTCATTCGCCATTGAAAAACTGAGCAGTGGAGAATACATAGGGGGTTGTGGTATCAACAAGATCGATTGGAAAAACTCTGTGGCAGAAGTTGGAATATTCTTGGGAAGATCCCGCTGGAACCAGGGGTATGGAACAGACGCCATGAGAATCCTCGTAGGATTCATCTTCGACGAGATGAACATAAACAAGATCAAACTCCACACGTACAGTTTCAACGAACGTGCAAAAAGGGTCTATGAAAAAGAAGGGTTCAAGGTGGAAGGTATCCTGAGGCAAGAACTGTTCAGGGAAGGCAAGTACCATGATATCATCGTGATGGGATTGTTGAGAAGTGAGTGGAGAGATTTCATTGAAATAAATCCCTGA
- a CDS encoding ATP-binding protein: MLIDREKECEFLRRKASSNRAELLIVYGRRRVGKTFLLQNCLEKALFFTADLSSSFQLMNRFLDEIKAILKLPATLKISSWDEFFSLLKNVFETRKDLKTVVFDEFQYIPMRDESFMSVLQRWWDEVFSKMGIKMILCGSYIGMIEKIALTQNSPLYGRRTGQYQILPLDFFNSAKFLNFENEEDYVKAYSVTGGIPLYLLEFSEYRDFQTALVEKVLTPGEYLVEEGRFLTLEEFHDPSSYYSILQVIAQGKTVPSEIANLSGIDFKSINVYLSRLVELRLVEKELPFSLTRKPKRKPRYYLSDEYLRFYFRYIYPNKELIYRGLREETLRRIDSTFNQHVSFTFEKIARQYMVRNVGVEKVGRWWDKDMEIDLVGVKGNTLYVGECKWSNKKVDIRVLNRLRNKVAYLLKDLRVEDFTVVYYLFSKSGFEGLKETEEVKLVDLRDLFQ; the protein is encoded by the coding sequence ATGCTCATCGACAGGGAAAAAGAATGTGAATTTTTGAGAAGGAAGGCTTCAAGTAACAGGGCAGAGCTTTTAATTGTATATGGGAGACGACGTGTGGGGAAGACGTTTCTTCTTCAGAATTGCCTTGAGAAGGCTTTGTTTTTCACAGCAGATCTTTCCAGTAGCTTCCAGCTGATGAATCGCTTTTTGGACGAAATAAAGGCTATTCTGAAACTACCAGCTACCTTGAAAATTTCTTCCTGGGACGAGTTTTTTTCTCTACTGAAAAACGTGTTTGAAACACGAAAAGACTTGAAAACAGTTGTTTTTGATGAATTTCAGTACATTCCTATGCGTGATGAAAGTTTCATGAGTGTTCTTCAGAGGTGGTGGGATGAGGTATTTTCTAAAATGGGCATTAAAATGATCCTTTGCGGTTCCTACATCGGTATGATTGAAAAAATCGCTCTCACGCAGAATAGCCCTCTTTACGGCAGAAGAACCGGTCAGTATCAGATTCTCCCTCTTGATTTCTTCAACTCTGCAAAGTTCCTGAATTTCGAGAACGAAGAGGATTATGTAAAGGCCTACAGCGTCACAGGTGGTATTCCGCTGTATCTTCTTGAGTTCTCAGAATACAGAGATTTTCAAACAGCACTGGTGGAAAAGGTACTCACACCGGGAGAATATCTGGTGGAAGAAGGACGATTTCTGACCCTGGAAGAATTCCACGATCCTTCAAGTTACTACTCGATACTTCAAGTGATAGCACAGGGTAAGACTGTTCCTTCGGAAATAGCAAACCTTTCTGGGATTGATTTCAAGAGCATCAACGTCTATCTTTCAAGACTGGTGGAGTTGAGACTCGTTGAAAAAGAACTTCCTTTCTCTTTGACCAGAAAGCCAAAGCGTAAACCAAGATATTACCTGTCCGATGAGTACCTGAGGTTTTATTTTAGGTATATATATCCGAACAAAGAATTGATATATCGCGGCTTGAGAGAAGAGACACTGAGAAGAATAGATTCCACGTTCAATCAACACGTCTCGTTCACTTTCGAAAAGATCGCCCGGCAGTATATGGTCAGAAACGTGGGCGTGGAAAAAGTTGGCAGATGGTGGGACAAAGACATGGAAATCGATCTTGTAGGAGTCAAAGGAAACACACTCTATGTGGGTGAGTGTAAATGGTCGAACAAAAAAGTGGACATTCGTGTTCTGAATAGGCTCAGAAACAAAGTTGCGTACCTTTTGAAAGATCTTCGTGTGGAGGATTTCACCGTCGTTTATTATCTCTTTTCCAAAAGCGGTTTCGAAGGTCTTAAAGAGACTGAAGAGGTGAAGCTGGTCGATCTCAGGGATTTATTTCAATGA